The region TAAAGAGCACGCTCAGATTCTTCAGGTACGGGTTAAGGGAGTTGTGGTAAAAGGTGAAGTGGTAGGTGAAGTAATCCCGGAAAAGCTGGTGCAGGGCAGCCGCTGTCTTCTCCGGCGGCTCCAGGGTGCGCGTTTTCTGCACAAAGGAGGTGAGCACCTTCTCCTGGAAGAAGACGAAAAAGTTCGATCCGCTCCAGTCGCTCTTGTTGATGTCGTAGGCGACCAGGGAGTTGATGATGTCGTTGTGCTTCTGGATGAAGCTGATGTAGAGCGTGGAGAAATTCTGCTGCTGAAAGATCTTCTGCGTTTTATGCAGCTCGAAGCGCTGTAATTCAAACTCGCGTTTCTGGTAGGTTAGGGTGGCAAAGAAAAGGAACACGCCGGCCAGCGCCCACAGCGACCCGACAATGCCACCGATAAACTCGCCATACTGCCCGAAAACCCCTTCCCGGTCGGCCGGGTCGAGGTATAGTTCTTCGGCGAGGTTAAACTTTATCGTACCCCAGACAAGCACCACCGCTCCTGCAATAATCAGGATGTAACCGGTAATCTCATACTTGCTGAGTCGTTGTTTTGGCTGTGGCATGCAAGAAGTATCACTTCATCTCGGTTGTGCGGCGGCTTATACTTGTACTTTTAAAGTATGGCCTCCCCTGTCAGATAAGCTACACTACTGCAATTTGCCTCAGTCGGTTTCCATCAGATTTGTTTTGCCCAGGTCAAAATTGCGGATGATCTCGATGATGTGCAAAAATGTCTTTGAGTCGAAGAACAGCAACAGCGGCAGCTCTACGCTTCTGGAATTATGGGTAAAACGGGTGATGACGGTGAATACAAGCGGCTGGAACAGAGGGTGCTGCACCAGAATATCTTTTAGAGAGTCAGCAATGTATCCTTTCGGCGCTTTAGGCGGCGAACCATAGATACTGGCCTTCAGGATATTGGCCATCTGGGTGACAAGGGCTCCGGTAATAATATTGCT is a window of Pontibacter kalidii DNA encoding:
- a CDS encoding putative phage abortive infection protein, with translation MPQPKQRLSKYEITGYILIIAGAVVLVWGTIKFNLAEELYLDPADREGVFGQYGEFIGGIVGSLWALAGVFLFFATLTYQKREFELQRFELHKTQKIFQQQNFSTLYISFIQKHNDIINSLVAYDINKSDWSGSNFFVFFQEKVLTSFVQKTRTLEPPEKTAAALHQLFRDYFTYHFTFYHNSLNPYLKNLSVLFKLIQRYRAETQDQGEYYSFITKANFTQAELFLIYHVVQFNLLKEFTAIDNAFDMFEDMAEKYKVEYIVEQELPEK